One segment of Prinia subflava isolate CZ2003 ecotype Zambia chromosome 11, Cam_Psub_1.2, whole genome shotgun sequence DNA contains the following:
- the PLOD2 gene encoding procollagen-lysine,2-oxoglutarate 5-dioxygenase 2 isoform X1, whose product MARSGARWPRLLLLPLLALALPAAAEQRPGPADKLLVFTVATKETDGFHRFMRTAKHFNYTVKVLGKGEEWKGGELPNSIGGGQKVRLLKEGIESFADQEDLVVLFVECYDVIFAGGPEELLKKFQETNHKVVFAADGLIWPDKRLADKYPVVRSGKRFLNSGGFIGYAPYINRIVQQWNLQDNDDDQLFYTKIYVDPVARAHINITLDHKCTIFQTLNGAVDEVLLKFEEGKVRARNSVYDTLPVTIHGNGPTKIHLNYLGNYIPNAWTRETGCSVCDLDLVDLSAVQEYPRVKIGVFIEQPTPFLTKFLDRLLTLDYPREALSIFIHNNEVYHEKHIKKFWEKAKNIIRNIKIVGPEENLSQAEARNMGMDLCRQDKTCEYYLSIDADVVLTNPKTLRILIEQNRKIIAPLMTRHGKLWSNFWGALSPDGYYARSEDYVDIVQGNRVGVWNIPYMANIYLIKGQTLRSEMKEKNYFMRDKLDPDMALCRNAREMTLQREKDSPSSETFHMLRAPKGVFMYITNRHEFGRLLSTANYNTSHYNNDLWQIFENPVDWKETYINPNYSKIFTDNIVEQPCPDVFWFPIFSDTACDELVEEMEHFGQWSGGKHQDSRISGGYENVPTDDIHMKQIGLDNEWLHFIREFIAPVTLKVFAGYYTKGYALLNFVVKYSPDRQRSLRPHHDSSTFTINIALNKVGEDFQGGGCKFLRYNCSIESPRKGWSFMHPGRLTHLHEGLPILNGTRYIAVSFIDP is encoded by the exons atAAACTTCTAGTCTTTACTGTAGCAACTAAAGAAACCGATGGCTTTCACCGTTTCATGCGAACTGCAAAGCATTTCAACTACACAGTAAAG gttcttggaaaaggagaagaatggAAAGGTGGTGAGCTGCCCAACTCCATTGGCGGAGGGCAGAAAGTTCGGCTGCTGAAAGAAGGCATTGAGAGCTTTGCTGATCAAGAGGACCTAGTTGTGCTGTTTGTTGAATG cTATGATGTTATCTTTGCCGGGGGCCCTGAAGAGCTGCTAAAGAAATTTCAGGAAACTAATCACAAAGTGGTGTTTGCAGCAGATGGACTAATTTGGCCGGATAAAAGGTTGGCTGACAAGTATCCTGTTGTCCGGAGTGGGAAACGATTCCTGAACTCAGGAG GATTCATTGGCTATGCTCCGTACATAAATCGTATTGTGCAGCAGTGGAATCTGCAGGATAATGATGATGACCAGCTGTTTTACACCAAAATCTATGTTGACCCAGTGGCAAGG GCGCACATTAACATCACTTTGGACCACAAATGCACAATTTTCCAGACCCTAAATGGAGCTGTTG ATGAAGTCCTTTTGAAATTTGAGGAAGGAAAAGTAAGAGCAAGGAATTCAGTGTATGACACCCTACCAGTCACCATTCATGGAAATGGCCCAACTAAA ATTCACCTGAATTATTTGGGAAACTATATTCCTAATGCTTGGACACGGGAAACTGGTTGCAGTGTTTGTGATTTGGACTTAGTAGACCTGTCAGCAGTACAG GAATATCCAAGAGTAAAAATTGGTGTTTTCATTGAACAACCCACTCCTTTCCTAACTAAATTTTTAGACAGACTGTTGACTCTGGACTACCCACGGGAGGCACTCAGTATCTTCATTCATAATAAT GAGGTTTACCATGAAAAGCACATCAAGAAATTCTGGGAGAAAGCCAAGAACATtatcagaaatattaaaattgttGGGCCTGAAGAAAACCTGAGTCAAGCAGAAGCCCGGAACATGGGAAT gGACCTTTGTCGCCAGGATAAAACATGTGAATATTACTTAAGTATAGATGCAGACGTCGTGCTgacaaaccccaaaactttaaGAATACTGATAGAACAGAACAG AAAGATAATTGCTCCGCTCATGACTCGCCATGGGAAGCTCTGGTCCAATTTCTGGGGTGCTCTGAGCCCAGATGGTTATTATGCTAGATCAGAAGATTATGTGGACATTGTCCAAGGGAACAGAGT AGgagtatggaatatcccttaTATGGCTAATATATACTTAATTAAGGGACAGACTCTCAGATCtgagatgaaagaaaagaacTACTTCATGCGTGACAAGCTGGATCCGGACATGGCACTGTGCAGGAATGCCAGGGAAATG ACTTTACAAAGGGAAAAAGACTCCCCTTCTTCGGAAACATTCCATATGCTCAGAGCCCCAAAG GGTGTTTTCATGTACATTACCAACAGACATGAATTTGGAAGACTTCTGTCTACAGCCAATTACAATACCTCCCACTACAACAATGACCTCTGGCAGATATTTGAGAATCCGGTG GACTGGAAGGAAACTTACATAAATCCAAACTACTCAAAGATCTTCACTGATAACATAGTAGAACAG ccaTGTCCAGATGTGTTTTGGTTTCCCATATTTTCTGACACTGCCTGTGATGAATTAGTAGAAGAAATGGAACATTTTGGGCAATGGTCTGGTGGAAAACACCAA GATAGCCGCATTTCTGGAGGTTATGAAAATGTCCCAACTGATGACATTCACATGAAGCAGATAGGGCTGGATAACGAATGGCTGCATTTCATACGAGAGTTCATTGCCCCAGTCACACTGAAAGTCTTTGCTGGCTATTACACCAAG GGCTATGCTCTGCTGAACTTTGTAGTAAAATACAGCCCTGACAGACAGCGGTCACTCAGACCTCACCACGACTCCTCCACCTTCACCATCAACATCGCCCTCAACAAAGTAGGAGAGGACTTTCAG GGAGGTGGCTGTAAATTCCTTAGGTACAACTGCTCCATTGAGTCTCCCAGGAAAGGATGGAGCTTCATGCACCCAGGAAGACTAACGCATTTACACGAAGGACTTCCCATCTTGAATGGCACAAGATACATTGCAGTATCATTTATTGatccttaa
- the PLOD2 gene encoding procollagen-lysine,2-oxoglutarate 5-dioxygenase 2 isoform X2 → MARSGARWPRLLLLPLLALALPAAAEQRPGPADKLLVFTVATKETDGFHRFMRTAKHFNYTVKVLGKGEEWKGGELPNSIGGGQKVRLLKEGIESFADQEDLVVLFVECYDVIFAGGPEELLKKFQETNHKVVFAADGLIWPDKRLADKYPVVRSGKRFLNSGGFIGYAPYINRIVQQWNLQDNDDDQLFYTKIYVDPVARAHINITLDHKCTIFQTLNGAVDEVLLKFEEGKVRARNSVYDTLPVTIHGNGPTKIHLNYLGNYIPNAWTRETGCSVCDLDLVDLSAVQEYPRVKIGVFIEQPTPFLTKFLDRLLTLDYPREALSIFIHNNEVYHEKHIKKFWEKAKNIIRNIKIVGPEENLSQAEARNMGMDLCRQDKTCEYYLSIDADVVLTNPKTLRILIEQNRKIIAPLMTRHGKLWSNFWGALSPDGYYARSEDYVDIVQGNRVGVWNIPYMANIYLIKGQTLRSEMKEKNYFMRDKLDPDMALCRNAREMGVFMYITNRHEFGRLLSTANYNTSHYNNDLWQIFENPVDWKETYINPNYSKIFTDNIVEQPCPDVFWFPIFSDTACDELVEEMEHFGQWSGGKHQDSRISGGYENVPTDDIHMKQIGLDNEWLHFIREFIAPVTLKVFAGYYTKGYALLNFVVKYSPDRQRSLRPHHDSSTFTINIALNKVGEDFQGGGCKFLRYNCSIESPRKGWSFMHPGRLTHLHEGLPILNGTRYIAVSFIDP, encoded by the exons atAAACTTCTAGTCTTTACTGTAGCAACTAAAGAAACCGATGGCTTTCACCGTTTCATGCGAACTGCAAAGCATTTCAACTACACAGTAAAG gttcttggaaaaggagaagaatggAAAGGTGGTGAGCTGCCCAACTCCATTGGCGGAGGGCAGAAAGTTCGGCTGCTGAAAGAAGGCATTGAGAGCTTTGCTGATCAAGAGGACCTAGTTGTGCTGTTTGTTGAATG cTATGATGTTATCTTTGCCGGGGGCCCTGAAGAGCTGCTAAAGAAATTTCAGGAAACTAATCACAAAGTGGTGTTTGCAGCAGATGGACTAATTTGGCCGGATAAAAGGTTGGCTGACAAGTATCCTGTTGTCCGGAGTGGGAAACGATTCCTGAACTCAGGAG GATTCATTGGCTATGCTCCGTACATAAATCGTATTGTGCAGCAGTGGAATCTGCAGGATAATGATGATGACCAGCTGTTTTACACCAAAATCTATGTTGACCCAGTGGCAAGG GCGCACATTAACATCACTTTGGACCACAAATGCACAATTTTCCAGACCCTAAATGGAGCTGTTG ATGAAGTCCTTTTGAAATTTGAGGAAGGAAAAGTAAGAGCAAGGAATTCAGTGTATGACACCCTACCAGTCACCATTCATGGAAATGGCCCAACTAAA ATTCACCTGAATTATTTGGGAAACTATATTCCTAATGCTTGGACACGGGAAACTGGTTGCAGTGTTTGTGATTTGGACTTAGTAGACCTGTCAGCAGTACAG GAATATCCAAGAGTAAAAATTGGTGTTTTCATTGAACAACCCACTCCTTTCCTAACTAAATTTTTAGACAGACTGTTGACTCTGGACTACCCACGGGAGGCACTCAGTATCTTCATTCATAATAAT GAGGTTTACCATGAAAAGCACATCAAGAAATTCTGGGAGAAAGCCAAGAACATtatcagaaatattaaaattgttGGGCCTGAAGAAAACCTGAGTCAAGCAGAAGCCCGGAACATGGGAAT gGACCTTTGTCGCCAGGATAAAACATGTGAATATTACTTAAGTATAGATGCAGACGTCGTGCTgacaaaccccaaaactttaaGAATACTGATAGAACAGAACAG AAAGATAATTGCTCCGCTCATGACTCGCCATGGGAAGCTCTGGTCCAATTTCTGGGGTGCTCTGAGCCCAGATGGTTATTATGCTAGATCAGAAGATTATGTGGACATTGTCCAAGGGAACAGAGT AGgagtatggaatatcccttaTATGGCTAATATATACTTAATTAAGGGACAGACTCTCAGATCtgagatgaaagaaaagaacTACTTCATGCGTGACAAGCTGGATCCGGACATGGCACTGTGCAGGAATGCCAGGGAAATG GGTGTTTTCATGTACATTACCAACAGACATGAATTTGGAAGACTTCTGTCTACAGCCAATTACAATACCTCCCACTACAACAATGACCTCTGGCAGATATTTGAGAATCCGGTG GACTGGAAGGAAACTTACATAAATCCAAACTACTCAAAGATCTTCACTGATAACATAGTAGAACAG ccaTGTCCAGATGTGTTTTGGTTTCCCATATTTTCTGACACTGCCTGTGATGAATTAGTAGAAGAAATGGAACATTTTGGGCAATGGTCTGGTGGAAAACACCAA GATAGCCGCATTTCTGGAGGTTATGAAAATGTCCCAACTGATGACATTCACATGAAGCAGATAGGGCTGGATAACGAATGGCTGCATTTCATACGAGAGTTCATTGCCCCAGTCACACTGAAAGTCTTTGCTGGCTATTACACCAAG GGCTATGCTCTGCTGAACTTTGTAGTAAAATACAGCCCTGACAGACAGCGGTCACTCAGACCTCACCACGACTCCTCCACCTTCACCATCAACATCGCCCTCAACAAAGTAGGAGAGGACTTTCAG GGAGGTGGCTGTAAATTCCTTAGGTACAACTGCTCCATTGAGTCTCCCAGGAAAGGATGGAGCTTCATGCACCCAGGAAGACTAACGCATTTACACGAAGGACTTCCCATCTTGAATGGCACAAGATACATTGCAGTATCATTTATTGatccttaa